The Pyrococcus horikoshii OT3 genome includes a window with the following:
- a CDS encoding 3-isopropylmalate dehydratase large subunit produces the protein MTLVEEILDAKAGEVVIRNVDLVYAHDGTMPLIIEAFNKVFNSVKARAYVFFDHVYPAPTVKVANLQKEIREFARRHGIPVVEGKGISHQLVVEMGLAEKSRIVVGGDSHTPTLGALGVFAVGMGATDVAVVLGLGKTWLRVPESVAVIFEGKPSRTTMAADVMIRLITSLRNYDMNYKALEFFNVPFTADERLTLTNFSVEANAKTALIGEEYDGRNYIKEISFELSSLGPMVAKPFSPANGVEVEKVEGTKIDQVFIGSCTNGRFEHIKRAAEILKGEEVAVRTIIGPASVNVYKRMVREGIVDILLDAGATILPPGCGPCLGRHMGVLGDKEVVLSTTNRNFRGRMGSPTAEIYLASPLTAAVSALYGEITSPGGEV, from the coding sequence ATGACTCTAGTAGAAGAGATACTGGATGCAAAGGCTGGTGAAGTCGTAATAAGGAATGTGGATTTAGTGTATGCCCATGATGGCACGATGCCCTTAATAATAGAGGCATTTAATAAGGTATTCAACTCAGTTAAGGCAAGAGCTTATGTATTCTTTGATCATGTATATCCAGCTCCAACGGTAAAAGTAGCCAATCTACAGAAGGAGATTAGAGAATTTGCCAGAAGACATGGGATTCCTGTTGTTGAGGGAAAGGGAATAAGTCATCAGCTCGTAGTTGAAATGGGTTTAGCAGAGAAATCAAGAATAGTTGTTGGAGGGGATTCACACACTCCAACTTTGGGAGCTTTGGGCGTATTTGCTGTAGGAATGGGGGCAACTGATGTTGCAGTTGTTCTAGGTCTTGGAAAGACATGGCTTAGAGTTCCAGAGAGTGTCGCTGTGATCTTTGAGGGAAAACCTTCAAGAACGACAATGGCTGCGGATGTTATGATACGACTTATAACTTCCCTTAGGAATTACGATATGAACTATAAGGCACTTGAATTTTTCAATGTTCCCTTTACTGCGGATGAAAGGTTGACTCTTACAAATTTCAGCGTTGAGGCTAATGCAAAGACTGCCCTTATTGGAGAAGAATACGATGGAAGAAACTACATCAAAGAAATTTCTTTTGAGTTATCCTCTTTAGGGCCAATGGTTGCAAAGCCATTCAGTCCCGCCAATGGTGTTGAGGTTGAAAAAGTTGAAGGAACAAAGATCGACCAGGTTTTCATTGGCTCTTGCACTAATGGGAGGTTTGAGCATATAAAGAGGGCTGCTGAGATTCTTAAGGGAGAAGAAGTTGCCGTTAGAACAATTATTGGACCAGCATCGGTTAATGTGTACAAGAGGATGGTAAGGGAGGGGATAGTTGATATTCTCCTGGATGCCGGTGCAACAATACTACCCCCAGGTTGTGGTCCATGTCTTGGGAGGCATATGGGAGTCTTGGGAGATAAAGAAGTAGTTTTGAGTACGACAAATAGGAATTTTAGAGGTAGAATGGGTTCTCCAACTGCTGAAATTTACTTGGCGAGTCCCTTAACGGCCGCTGTAAGTGCCCTTTATGGTGAGATAACGAGTCCGGGGGGAGAAGTATGA
- the lysS gene encoding homocitrate synthase: MILDSTLREGEQTPGVNYSPEQRLRIALALDEIGVDFIEVGHPAVSKDVFIGIKLIASQDLNANLLAHSRALLEDIDYVIQADVEWVGIFFCLSNACLRKRFRMSLSQALERISKAIEYAKDHGLKVRFTPEDTTRTEWENLRRAIELAKELKVDRISVADTTGGTHPLRFYTLVKKVVNFGIPVNVHCHNDLGLALANAIMGIEGGATVVDATVNGLGERAGIVDLAQIVTVLYYHYGVKKYRLDKLYEISRMVSEITGIALQPNYPIVGENAFTHKAGLHVSAVLKDPRFYEFLPAEVFGRERTIYVDRFAGKDTIRYYLQKLGINDEEFVKVLLKRVKSSREPFTWDKFIEEVRRLKT; encoded by the coding sequence ATGATATTAGACTCAACATTAAGAGAAGGAGAACAAACTCCAGGGGTTAACTACTCACCAGAACAGAGGTTAAGAATAGCTTTAGCGTTGGATGAAATTGGGGTAGATTTCATTGAAGTGGGGCATCCAGCAGTAAGCAAGGACGTATTTATAGGTATAAAGCTCATAGCAAGTCAAGACCTTAATGCAAATTTACTAGCCCACTCTAGGGCCTTACTAGAGGATATTGATTACGTTATTCAGGCAGATGTTGAGTGGGTGGGAATATTCTTCTGTCTATCTAATGCCTGCTTAAGAAAGAGGTTTAGGATGTCACTCTCTCAGGCCCTCGAGAGGATAAGTAAAGCTATAGAATACGCAAAAGATCACGGACTAAAAGTCCGATTTACTCCGGAGGATACAACTAGAACAGAATGGGAGAACTTGAGGAGGGCAATAGAGCTTGCAAAGGAGCTTAAGGTAGATAGGATAAGCGTCGCAGACACTACAGGAGGTACCCATCCACTTAGGTTCTATACTTTGGTTAAGAAGGTTGTGAACTTTGGGATCCCTGTAAACGTACATTGTCACAATGACTTAGGACTTGCACTTGCAAATGCTATAATGGGAATTGAGGGAGGAGCAACTGTCGTTGATGCGACAGTCAACGGACTTGGAGAGAGAGCTGGAATAGTTGACTTAGCTCAGATAGTAACGGTTCTTTACTATCACTATGGGGTCAAAAAGTACAGGCTTGATAAGCTCTATGAGATAAGCAGAATGGTAAGTGAAATTACGGGAATAGCTCTTCAACCAAACTATCCAATAGTGGGCGAAAATGCCTTCACACACAAGGCTGGTCTTCACGTTTCGGCCGTTCTAAAAGATCCAAGATTTTACGAGTTCCTGCCTGCAGAGGTATTTGGAAGGGAGAGAACGATTTACGTGGATAGATTTGCGGGAAAGGACACGATCAGGTACTATTTGCAGAAGCTTGGGATAAATGATGAGGAGTTTGTTAAGGTTCTTTTAAAGAGAGTTAAAAGCTCTAGAGAGCCGTTTACCTGGGATAAGTTTATTGAAGAAGTTAGGAGGCTCAAAACATGA
- a CDS encoding DMT family transporter: MNFALGVILAFSAAFTWALTSVLSKVSMRRVSPLTLNFLRLVIASGFYLPLIIYLNLIPSKGIMWWVIVVFSGIIGFMIGDWLFLEGMKLLGVSRANMLTTLHPIITMVLAHYLLGRPLNAYLFLGAGLIILAVLLLLSEKSESGGINARGVLLVVVAELLWTIAILITDWLVSNEPPVLIAALRISSGILGGLPFLPKMWREIRKLRLGDMGLVFVISLLGTIVGQYLFIKSISLVSSTVATPVTESTPIMASLLAVVFLREKITSKLVASMMLSFIGILIIGVLG, encoded by the coding sequence ATGAACTTTGCTCTAGGAGTGATCTTAGCCTTCAGTGCGGCTTTCACATGGGCCCTAACTTCGGTGTTATCCAAGGTATCAATGAGAAGGGTAAGTCCATTGACGTTGAACTTTCTTAGATTGGTAATTGCCTCTGGTTTTTACTTACCCCTTATTATTTACCTCAACTTAATTCCAAGTAAAGGGATAATGTGGTGGGTAATAGTTGTGTTTTCTGGGATCATAGGCTTCATGATAGGTGACTGGCTATTCCTAGAAGGTATGAAGCTTTTAGGTGTTTCTCGTGCAAACATGCTTACGACTTTACATCCAATAATAACCATGGTCTTAGCTCACTACCTTCTTGGGAGACCTTTAAATGCTTACCTATTTCTTGGTGCTGGTTTGATAATACTTGCGGTTCTCCTTCTCTTAAGTGAGAAGAGTGAGTCTGGGGGAATTAATGCCAGGGGGGTTCTACTAGTTGTCGTGGCGGAACTCTTGTGGACAATTGCCATATTGATAACTGATTGGCTCGTTAGCAATGAACCCCCAGTTTTGATAGCTGCTTTAAGAATAAGCTCAGGAATCCTTGGAGGTTTACCGTTTTTACCCAAAATGTGGAGAGAGATAAGGAAGTTAAGACTTGGGGATATGGGCCTTGTGTTTGTGATTTCTCTATTAGGGACAATAGTTGGGCAATACCTCTTCATAAAGTCAATAAGTTTAGTAAGTTCCACTGTGGCAACCCCTGTAACGGAATCCACTCCTATAATGGCTTCCCTCCTAGCGGTTGTTTTCCTTAGGGAGAAAATAACTTCCAAATTAGTTGCTTCAATGATGCTATCCTTTATTGGCATTTTGATAATAGGAGTTTTGGGATGA
- a CDS encoding DUF434 domain-containing protein, with amino-acid sequence MGKLKEAYFDLKFLLNRGYRKKLALEFVCNHYMLPLQYRHFLARCVFSDYWINEVREKISSCEEKILGIDGFNILITVESLMEGTAIRCEDGIVRDLKYQGKYKINEKTEKAIEVMLLAIKELNPRKTIILYGRSNPKSAEIKIATQKKLKEIKIKGKVRLVKSPDFELKKFEYVSTGDVGIIRSVPYLVNIFSHISRILNKNPIDFKEMLDILDERLK; translated from the coding sequence ATGGGTAAGCTCAAGGAAGCATACTTCGACTTGAAGTTCCTTCTCAATAGGGGGTATAGGAAAAAACTAGCTCTAGAATTTGTATGCAATCACTACATGCTTCCCCTTCAATATAGACATTTCCTCGCGAGATGTGTATTCTCAGATTATTGGATAAATGAGGTTAGAGAAAAGATTTCCAGCTGTGAAGAAAAAATACTGGGAATAGATGGGTTTAATATTTTAATAACAGTAGAATCCCTAATGGAAGGAACGGCCATAAGATGCGAAGATGGAATAGTAAGGGATCTTAAATACCAGGGAAAATATAAAATCAATGAAAAAACTGAGAAAGCAATAGAAGTTATGCTACTTGCAATAAAGGAGTTAAATCCAAGAAAAACGATAATACTTTATGGACGTTCGAACCCAAAGAGCGCTGAAATTAAGATTGCTACCCAGAAAAAGCTTAAAGAGATCAAAATCAAAGGAAAGGTTAGACTGGTGAAAAGCCCTGATTTTGAGCTCAAAAAATTTGAGTACGTCTCAACAGGTGACGTTGGAATTATAAGGAGTGTACCATATTTGGTTAATATATTCTCCCATATCTCAAGGATACTCAATAAAAATCCAATAGACTTCAAAGAGATGTTAGACATTCTCGACGAAAGACTTAAATAG
- a CDS encoding HemK2/MTQ2 family protein methyltransferase, giving the protein MAIYYNGLKIESNEEVYEPAEDTFLLAESLLDEVKSDDIVLDVGTGTGILALLAARRARFVVGLDINEKAINLAWKNAKINGIKNVVFILSDLFENIRGTFDLIVFNPPYLPGEEIKDKVDLALIGGKTGGEVISRFLGSVKDYLSSRGRILLIYSSLTGLDVEKAFKERGFSTSIVKRRRFFFEELYVMKAELSSRL; this is encoded by the coding sequence ATGGCAATTTATTATAATGGGCTTAAAATTGAGAGTAATGAAGAAGTTTATGAGCCTGCTGAGGACACCTTTTTGCTTGCTGAGTCCCTCTTAGATGAGGTAAAAAGCGATGATATAGTCTTGGATGTTGGTACTGGTACCGGAATATTGGCACTACTAGCTGCTAGGAGGGCTAGATTTGTTGTTGGCTTGGATATCAATGAAAAGGCCATTAACTTAGCATGGAAAAATGCAAAGATCAATGGTATTAAAAACGTTGTTTTCATTCTTAGTGACCTCTTTGAAAATATAAGGGGAACTTTTGACTTGATAGTCTTTAATCCACCCTACTTACCTGGGGAAGAAATAAAAGATAAGGTGGACTTAGCCTTAATTGGAGGAAAGACTGGTGGGGAAGTTATATCAAGGTTCCTGGGAAGTGTTAAAGATTATCTATCATCGAGAGGTAGGATACTCCTCATTTATAGCTCATTAACAGGTTTAGATGTTGAAAAAGCCTTTAAAGAAAGGGGATTCTCAACTAGTATAGTTAAGAGAAGGAGATTCTTCTTCGAAGAACTTTATGTCATGAAAGCTGAACTCTCTTCACGTTTGTAA